Proteins from one Bacteriovorax sp. BAL6_X genomic window:
- a CDS encoding Tfp pilus assembly protein FimT/FimU: MYKAHGQSGFTLIEILVSMALASLLLYMVAGSTFSSRRNLDDTIENIERIIRFSSDEASLTNKFLRVGFDIEDIDQKLSLEMAQSNDFVIDMDSTKNYDDLTEEEQKEANKQGRFMPLPDFDANEFRPTGGVRIVAIGSTLTQKLHTTGKPYVYFYPTGEKDSVIIILATEDEMVALSTEPYTQVINREYVGLEDVNFSSDDYIEKLTTRAEELYNEWLSN; encoded by the coding sequence ATGTATAAGGCACATGGACAATCAGGTTTTACATTAATTGAAATTCTGGTATCCATGGCCTTAGCTTCCCTACTTCTATACATGGTTGCAGGATCAACCTTTTCCTCTCGCCGCAACCTTGATGATACGATTGAAAACATTGAACGTATTATTCGCTTCTCAAGTGATGAAGCGAGCTTAACAAATAAGTTCTTACGTGTAGGTTTTGATATTGAAGATATCGACCAAAAGCTTTCTCTCGAAATGGCCCAAAGTAATGACTTTGTTATCGATATGGACTCGACAAAGAATTATGATGACTTAACAGAGGAAGAACAAAAAGAAGCAAATAAGCAAGGAAGATTTATGCCACTTCCCGACTTTGATGCGAACGAGTTTCGTCCAACAGGCGGAGTTCGTATTGTTGCCATAGGCAGTACCCTGACACAAAAATTGCACACAACTGGCAAACCATATGTCTACTTTTACCCCACAGGTGAGAAAGATTCTGTTATAATTATTCTTGCAACTGAAGATGAAATGGTCGCACTATCAACAGAGCCATATACTCAAGTAATCAATCGTGAATATGTAGGCCTTGAAGATGTGAACTTCTCTAGTGACGACTATATTGAAAAACTAACAACAAGAGCAGAAGAACTTTATAACGAATGGTTAAGCAATTAA
- the gspG gene encoding type II secretion system major pseudopilin GspG has product MKNNFLKRQVMKSQAGMTLIEILIALTLISLMGTFIAGKVFDSLEEGRVKSANIQMKSLESLLKDFRRKCNFYPTSEMGLDSLISKPSGGRECKNYPPNGFIDADEIPLDPWDMEYVYTSDGKTYNIMSYGNDNEEGGEGFAADIYLRDKK; this is encoded by the coding sequence ATGAAGAACAATTTTTTAAAGCGCCAAGTAATGAAGAGTCAGGCCGGGATGACACTAATTGAAATCCTAATTGCCCTTACCCTAATTTCACTAATGGGGACATTTATTGCAGGTAAGGTATTCGACTCACTAGAAGAAGGTCGTGTAAAGTCAGCAAACATTCAAATGAAGTCACTTGAGTCACTACTTAAAGACTTTAGAAGAAAGTGTAACTTCTACCCAACATCAGAAATGGGATTAGACTCACTTATTTCAAAGCCGTCTGGGGGACGCGAGTGTAAGAATTATCCACCAAATGGATTTATCGATGCAGATGAAATTCCATTAGATCCATGGGATATGGAGTATGTGTATACTTCAGATGGAAAGACTTACAATATCATGTCTTATGGTAATGATAACGAAGAAGGTGGAGAAGGTTTCGCTGCCGATATCTATCTAAGAGACAAGAAGTAA
- the gspF gene encoding type II secretion system inner membrane protein GspF yields the protein MAIFDYKGIDRTGTEKKGNITAENEQAAKAKIRAQGIMLTAIKEHKSSSKASFELNFGSTVSINDLSLMTRQLATLVKARIQIVEAFNALIEQCENPKLKVVLSEIRQKVNEGSSLASAFSDYPKIFDHIYVNMVEAGEQSGTLDIVLLRLAEFTEAQVKLKNKVKGAMMYPIIMLLVGALVMGVILVLVIPKITKIFVSMKKELPLPTKISIWLSGFLQQYWWAVIIGAFGLYWLFNRYINTKNGRAKWDYVTLKLPVFGSLITMVNVSRFASTLATLLNSGVPILASMKIVKNLIGNVHMQDAIESARVNISEGSSMAAPLAQSGYFPIMVTHMISLGEKSGELEPMLNIIAENYEDQVESKLSGLTSVLEPIMMVGMGGAVAFIVMSVVVPMMELNSIN from the coding sequence ATGGCCATATTTGATTACAAAGGTATTGATCGCACCGGTACTGAAAAGAAAGGTAATATCACAGCAGAAAACGAACAGGCAGCAAAGGCCAAGATTCGTGCACAAGGTATTATGCTTACAGCGATTAAAGAACATAAGTCTTCTAGTAAGGCTTCTTTTGAACTAAATTTCGGAAGTACCGTTTCAATCAACGATCTCTCTCTCATGACAAGACAGCTGGCCACTCTTGTCAAAGCAAGGATTCAAATTGTCGAGGCCTTTAACGCCCTCATTGAACAATGTGAGAACCCGAAACTTAAAGTTGTCCTTTCAGAGATTCGTCAAAAAGTTAATGAAGGTAGCTCCCTTGCTTCAGCTTTTTCTGACTACCCTAAAATCTTTGATCATATCTATGTCAACATGGTTGAGGCCGGTGAACAGTCTGGAACATTAGACATCGTTCTTCTTCGTCTTGCAGAATTTACAGAAGCTCAAGTTAAATTAAAAAATAAAGTCAAAGGTGCCATGATGTATCCAATCATCATGCTTCTTGTTGGTGCTCTTGTTATGGGTGTCATTCTCGTACTGGTAATTCCGAAGATTACAAAAATCTTTGTTTCCATGAAAAAAGAATTACCATTACCAACTAAGATCTCAATTTGGTTATCTGGTTTTCTACAACAGTATTGGTGGGCCGTAATTATTGGAGCTTTCGGGCTTTACTGGCTATTTAATCGCTATATCAATACCAAAAATGGTCGCGCGAAATGGGACTACGTTACTTTAAAACTTCCAGTCTTTGGCTCACTTATCACAATGGTGAACGTCTCACGCTTTGCTTCAACACTAGCAACACTTTTAAATTCAGGCGTTCCTATTCTTGCTTCCATGAAGATTGTCAAAAACCTAATCGGAAATGTCCATATGCAAGATGCAATCGAAAGTGCTCGTGTTAATATATCGGAAGGTTCTTCCATGGCAGCGCCCCTTGCACAATCAGGATACTTCCCTATCATGGTTACCCATATGATTAGTTTAGGTGAGAAATCAGGTGAACTCGAACCAATGCTTAACATCATTGCAGAAAACTACGAAGATCAGGTAGAATCTAAATTGAGTGGGTTAACATCTGTACTCGAACCAATTATGATGGTCGGAATGGGTGGAGCCGTTGCCTTCATTGTTATGTCAGTTGTCGTACCGATGATGGAACTAAACTCAATCAATTAA
- a CDS encoding type II secretion system protein N, with amino-acid sequence MQNNLGNQKNNMSEAAEQTDIYKINKKTIFLISIFSFLSLFFGFIFNFSVEDKIMNLVYDGLRKNRSCPIYYQNASLSYFLPGINLKEIDISSRCLNSRSGILISEADISLGLPSIAPMGFTFNTEINKIAGLDNQINVKSIHNFSTQYVKVENTVISFDALAPLMNNFKLDGTINLNALVSTDLKAIKDLDIYLTSKDFSIPTQVIQSFELPTLAINNLSFKAHSEDAGAVEIQELIIGDSNSPIRANASGTITLDKRNIRNSRLDIEAQVKFTPEFIESFAIINLLLGNGTPDEQGFYHMKIDGTLGRPNTPKMIKR; translated from the coding sequence ATGCAAAATAACTTAGGTAATCAAAAGAATAATATGAGCGAAGCAGCAGAACAAACAGATATTTATAAGATCAATAAGAAGACAATCTTTTTAATTTCTATCTTCTCCTTCTTGTCATTATTTTTTGGTTTTATCTTTAACTTTTCTGTCGAAGACAAGATTATGAATCTCGTTTACGATGGACTAAGAAAGAATCGTAGCTGCCCTATTTACTATCAAAATGCTAGTTTAAGCTACTTTTTGCCAGGGATTAATTTAAAAGAGATTGATATATCTTCTCGCTGTTTAAACTCACGCTCTGGAATTTTAATTTCAGAAGCTGATATTTCTCTAGGGCTGCCAAGCATTGCTCCAATGGGATTTACTTTCAATACTGAAATTAATAAGATCGCAGGACTTGATAATCAGATTAACGTTAAATCAATTCATAATTTTTCAACTCAATACGTGAAGGTTGAAAATACAGTTATTAGCTTTGATGCTCTTGCTCCACTAATGAATAACTTTAAACTTGATGGAACAATCAATCTAAATGCTCTTGTTAGCACAGACCTTAAGGCCATTAAGGATCTTGATATCTATCTAACGTCGAAAGACTTTTCAATTCCCACACAAGTAATACAAAGTTTTGAATTACCAACTCTTGCAATTAACAATCTCTCTTTCAAGGCCCATTCTGAGGACGCTGGAGCAGTTGAAATTCAAGAGCTTATTATTGGGGACAGCAACTCGCCTATTCGTGCAAATGCCAGTGGTACTATAACTCTTGATAAAAGAAATATCAGAAACTCTCGTCTTGATATCGAAGCACAGGTAAAGTTTACTCCTGAATTTATTGAAAGTTTTGCTATTATCAATCTTCTTCTAGGCAATGGAACTCCTGATGAGCAAGGTTTCTATCATATGAAAATTGATGGTACGCTTGGCCGTCCAAACACACCGAAAATGATTAAGCGCTAG
- a CDS encoding integration host factor subunit alpha — protein sequence MTKADIVERVYKEAGFSKKEASDLVDLVFKVIKDTLARGEKVKISGFGNFSIRDKASRVGRNPQTGEAMEISARRVLTFKPSQVLKEDITGRYVHRIDDKGKEDTSIAPKEGTPKALTSFRNDTDDDFESENGF from the coding sequence TTGACTAAAGCTGATATTGTCGAACGAGTTTATAAGGAAGCAGGGTTTTCTAAAAAGGAAGCTTCTGATCTTGTCGACTTAGTTTTTAAAGTAATTAAAGATACTTTGGCCCGCGGGGAGAAAGTAAAAATTTCTGGTTTTGGAAACTTCTCAATTCGCGATAAAGCATCAAGAGTTGGCCGTAACCCACAAACAGGTGAGGCGATGGAAATCTCTGCAAGACGTGTTCTTACTTTTAAACCATCACAGGTTTTAAAGGAAGATATTACTGGACGCTACGTACACCGTATCGACGATAAAGGTAAGGAAGACACTTCGATTGCACCTAAAGAAGGAACTCCGAAAGCACTTACATCATTTAGAAATGATACTGATGATGACTTCGAGAGTGAAAACGGATTTTAA
- a CDS encoding GspE/PulE family protein — MLMRNQMLETFEHGKEKIGELLIKHTSLTREQLDEALEIQQESGMLIGEILLKKNYIHPHDITKVICHQIEIPYESEIDVDSIDPELITNIPINYAKTQELIPVMETPRFVSVIITDPFNFDAINDLREIFKKDIHISVAQPLKVNDAINRVYEKANKNMVQSLEDEFDESLDLDGPIDILDAGADEAPVIRFVNSIIFRAVKERATDIHIEPYEKESIYRFRINRVMTEVLRQPLKTHSAVASRIKVMAKLDIAEKRLPQDGRIPIKMAGKDIDIRLSTVPVQNGERIVMRILEKDNNILQLDHLGFHGKVLDNLDALSQRKDGIVYVSGPTGHGKSTTLFAMLSRINTPDRMIITVEDPVEYEVPGISQIQVNHKIELSFAKALRAILRQNPDVIMVGETRDYETAEMAIQASITGHFVLSTIHTNDASSVPNRLIDMGVQPFMIASSLSGALAQRLIRTLCKECKRPKDITDFDLEVLGINKIPEGSTVYEAAGCPSCDNKGYSGMTVVAELLMINDEIRSLIINSAPSGQIKKVAQKYGMKTLRDDAIEKVLMGITSIAEMNRAINIEGEDESHE, encoded by the coding sequence ATGTTAATGAGAAACCAAATGCTAGAAACATTTGAACACGGTAAAGAAAAGATTGGTGAGCTTTTAATTAAGCACACCTCTCTTACGCGTGAGCAATTAGATGAGGCGCTAGAGATTCAACAAGAGTCTGGAATGCTTATTGGTGAAATTCTATTAAAAAAGAACTATATTCACCCTCACGATATAACAAAAGTAATTTGTCACCAAATTGAAATTCCATATGAGTCTGAAATTGACGTGGACTCAATTGACCCGGAACTTATTACAAATATTCCCATCAATTATGCAAAGACTCAGGAGCTTATTCCAGTGATGGAAACTCCCCGCTTTGTTTCAGTGATTATCACTGACCCTTTCAATTTTGATGCTATTAACGATTTAAGAGAGATCTTTAAAAAAGATATTCATATCTCTGTTGCCCAGCCTCTAAAAGTTAATGATGCCATTAACCGTGTTTATGAGAAGGCCAATAAGAATATGGTTCAGTCTCTTGAAGATGAGTTCGATGAGTCTCTTGATCTCGATGGACCAATTGACATCTTAGATGCAGGAGCAGACGAGGCCCCTGTTATTCGCTTCGTGAACTCAATAATCTTTAGAGCAGTAAAAGAGCGCGCTACCGATATTCATATCGAGCCTTATGAAAAAGAGTCTATTTATCGTTTTCGTATTAACCGAGTTATGACGGAAGTTTTAAGACAACCTCTAAAGACTCACTCCGCTGTCGCCTCACGTATTAAGGTTATGGCAAAGCTAGATATTGCAGAAAAACGTCTTCCACAAGATGGGCGTATTCCTATTAAAATGGCCGGTAAAGATATTGATATTCGTCTTTCGACGGTACCTGTTCAAAATGGTGAGCGTATCGTTATGAGGATTCTTGAAAAAGATAATAATATTCTTCAGCTAGACCATCTTGGGTTCCATGGAAAGGTTCTAGATAACCTTGATGCCCTATCACAAAGAAAAGATGGGATTGTGTATGTATCAGGTCCAACAGGTCACGGTAAGTCGACAACTCTATTTGCGATGTTAAGTCGAATTAACACACCTGATAGAATGATTATCACAGTAGAAGATCCAGTGGAATATGAAGTACCAGGAATTTCACAAATTCAGGTAAACCATAAGATTGAACTTTCATTTGCCAAAGCACTTCGTGCCATCCTTCGTCAAAACCCTGATGTTATTATGGTTGGGGAAACAAGGGACTACGAAACTGCGGAAATGGCAATTCAGGCTTCAATTACTGGTCACTTTGTTCTCTCAACAATTCACACCAATGACGCTTCATCGGTTCCAAACCGTCTGATTGATATGGGTGTTCAGCCATTCATGATTGCCTCTTCCCTTTCTGGTGCACTAGCACAAAGACTTATTCGAACTCTTTGTAAAGAGTGTAAGAGGCCAAAAGATATAACAGATTTCGATCTCGAAGTTTTAGGGATTAATAAAATACCAGAAGGCTCAACAGTATACGAAGCCGCAGGTTGTCCAAGTTGTGACAATAAAGGCTACTCGGGAATGACTGTTGTTGCAGAACTTCTTATGATTAACGATGAAATTCGCTCGTTAATTATTAACTCTGCCCCATCTGGACAAATTAAAAAAGTTGCCCAAAAGTACGGGATGAAAACTCTTAGAGACGATGCTATTGAAAAGGTCCTTATGGGAATTACTTCAATTGCAGAAATGAACCGTGCTATTAATATTGAAGGCGAAGACGAGAGTCACGAATAA
- a CDS encoding prepilin-type N-terminal cleavage/methylation domain-containing protein, which translates to MVKQLKNNSGFTLIEVLIALAIFAVFITSYITAQGLNITDSMEMRTEITLREYGIEKMNEILAYPPELKDSITLKPETGKFESNDNISYSVEWKNFTVPDFEKISGSETPDDGDDSNNAIQKQIFGVVKKNLEKLLWQVSVTVKDDTTDETFTISTWLSNDKYKVQINGL; encoded by the coding sequence ATGGTTAAGCAATTAAAAAATAATTCAGGATTTACCCTCATAGAGGTTCTTATTGCGCTCGCAATATTCGCTGTTTTTATCACTTCATACATTACTGCCCAAGGTTTAAATATTACTGATTCAATGGAGATGCGTACCGAAATCACACTACGTGAATACGGCATCGAGAAGATGAATGAAATTCTAGCATATCCTCCAGAGCTAAAAGATAGCATCACACTAAAACCAGAGACTGGAAAATTTGAAAGTAACGATAATATCAGCTATAGCGTCGAATGGAAGAATTTTACTGTTCCAGATTTTGAAAAAATTTCGGGATCGGAAACACCTGACGATGGTGATGACAGTAATAATGCTATTCAAAAACAAATTTTTGGCGTTGTAAAAAAGAATCTTGAGAAGCTTCTTTGGCAAGTCAGTGTGACGGTTAAAGATGATACTACTGATGAAACATTTACAATTAGTACATGGCTATCAAATGATAAGTATAAGGTGCAGATAAACGGACTCTAG
- a CDS encoding polyprenyl synthetase family protein has translation MQNQSVLELKEARQQIEADLKLFIDQNNYQNFFSEIYDYSLLPAGKLFRPMLAYATAKDFGIDFNEERLRKSVKSFSCALEIHHTYTLIHDDMPCMDDDEYRRGRLSTHAKFGQWQALLAGDALQSLSFNLINKINVKNKYEILNYAHWCLGAKGLILGQALDLGHHMTESFKNLILTHKLKTARLIQLSIVGPYLFNDEANLETAKTLHRLGHHMGIAFQLLDDLCELEDEVLSEHEEAINPWKTRGQDCFVELQSNLEYMKVFFEKFACENIRLVYGEYLGKILGIIEPNKETITDHLNVETGTRPASLDPIISLLNTLTL, from the coding sequence ATGCAAAATCAATCTGTATTAGAGCTTAAAGAAGCAAGGCAGCAAATTGAAGCTGACCTAAAATTATTTATCGATCAGAATAATTATCAAAATTTCTTTAGTGAGATTTATGATTACTCCCTCTTGCCTGCTGGAAAGTTGTTTCGCCCTATGCTCGCTTATGCGACAGCTAAAGACTTTGGTATAGACTTTAATGAAGAAAGGCTTAGAAAGTCAGTTAAGAGCTTCTCATGTGCATTAGAAATTCATCATACATATACACTAATTCATGATGATATGCCTTGTATGGATGACGATGAATATCGCCGTGGACGATTATCAACTCATGCAAAGTTTGGCCAATGGCAAGCACTCCTAGCAGGAGATGCACTTCAATCTCTTAGTTTTAATTTAATTAATAAGATTAACGTAAAGAATAAGTATGAAATTTTAAATTATGCTCATTGGTGCTTAGGAGCAAAAGGCCTCATTCTTGGCCAGGCCCTAGACCTTGGTCACCACATGACTGAGAGCTTTAAGAACTTAATCCTTACTCATAAATTGAAAACGGCACGTCTTATCCAACTCTCAATTGTAGGCCCTTATCTTTTTAATGATGAGGCAAACTTAGAAACGGCCAAAACACTACACCGTCTCGGACACCATATGGGAATAGCCTTTCAGCTACTTGATGATCTTTGTGAGCTTGAAGATGAAGTTTTAAGTGAACATGAAGAGGCCATCAATCCATGGAAAACGAGAGGACAGGACTGCTTTGTAGAATTACAATCTAACCTTGAGTATATGAAAGTATTTTTTGAAAAGTTCGCGTGCGAAAATATCCGTCTAGTATACGGAGAATATCTTGGAAAGATACTTGGTATTATCGAACCTAATAAAGAAACAATAACTGATCACTTAAATGTAGAGACAGGCACTAGGCCCGCCTCTTTAGATCCAATTATTTCTTTGTTGAATACTTTGACTCTTTAG
- a CDS encoding type II secretion system protein J, producing MKGIKRNHIHQNENGFTLIEVLIAIAILSVLMTAIYTIVDSSVNTNDRVTKEDRERLQLEIGMMRIERDIELINSPLYYESSKADDNKAFAKAYNTSQSQSQSRLGSSSQQQQQQQQSKNYVMTTHLYKNKNFDNLSAGNVPIPIILNEEKGSLVFLSSANRRLVKNMKQSNLMWVRYRVVTTSTEGQEEEEKNTEAPYSLTRTIIPVDIYNKDLDWGKAKEYPVIENLRDFSFEFYSPEKEKFVSSLRELNKLRNTPRLIRMNIDYVSKNGDELQLNRTIRVMWPEFNSSEDLKEKYDFKK from the coding sequence ATGAAAGGCATAAAAAGAAATCATATTCACCAAAATGAAAATGGCTTTACATTAATTGAAGTTCTTATCGCTATTGCCATTCTTTCTGTTCTTATGACGGCCATTTATACAATTGTTGACAGTAGTGTAAACACGAATGATCGAGTTACAAAAGAAGACCGAGAAAGACTTCAGCTAGAAATTGGAATGATGAGAATAGAAAGGGATATTGAGCTGATCAACTCTCCCCTATACTATGAATCATCAAAGGCCGATGACAATAAGGCATTTGCTAAGGCCTATAATACATCACAGTCTCAATCCCAATCAAGACTTGGAAGTTCTAGTCAACAGCAGCAACAACAGCAGCAATCTAAAAATTATGTCATGACGACCCATCTATATAAGAATAAGAATTTTGACAATCTTTCAGCAGGTAATGTCCCTATTCCGATTATATTGAATGAAGAAAAAGGCTCGTTGGTTTTTCTATCATCTGCTAACCGAAGACTTGTAAAAAATATGAAGCAGTCTAACTTAATGTGGGTACGCTACCGTGTCGTGACAACTTCGACGGAAGGCCAAGAGGAAGAAGAAAAGAATACTGAGGCCCCTTACTCACTTACCAGAACAATCATCCCTGTTGATATTTACAATAAGGATCTCGACTGGGGGAAAGCCAAAGAATATCCAGTAATTGAAAATCTTAGAGACTTTTCATTTGAATTCTACAGTCCAGAAAAAGAAAAGTTTGTTTCGTCTCTTAGAGAGTTAAATAAACTTAGAAATACACCACGACTTATTCGTATGAATATCGATTATGTTTCAAAGAACGGAGATGAACTTCAACTTAACCGAACGATACGTGTTATGTGGCCAGAATTTAATTCTAGCGAAGACTTAAAGGAAAAGTATGACTTTAAAAAATAA
- the pilM gene encoding pilus assembly protein PilM, whose amino-acid sequence MSILVIDCGAYSIKFVEGRVHKKRFIIDDIEEVLLEDVRGPSDQEVSVHELQQRIISGFLKDQHYNGRIITQLPNEFLTNRYLDLPAKSKKDAELMIPFQLEEDLPFNISDTHYIVNLYKKINGQFSAIVQIAEKSVFATYRNFLQAYHTVPSNLTSELSVYQSFVEEKKLESNVCILDIGHQTTKAYLIYNGIIYTHHISYVAGAAIDEAISKTYNIGPAEARIFKHENSFFLTKSQLDSVTKEQQDFALMMHHTFKDLLSQIDRWLLGHRVKTGQSIEHIYLTGGCANIKNIDNYITERLHVSVSQFMTPGLERMISPQEYNSLTLAYTMGVSNTFREPAKNFFTKEFASALKDGIKLENTIFTFYRLALVCLILCAGFLVESLYFVNRDIKATDREIKKLIKSSDLNITKKQERYLRKSPDKLTKIIKQKNKAIEVDLKVLAGVPKSSALANLHTVTSAIKRNEEVSLTKYKGDLNSGFAQFQSKSDRDTKQLLKVLKGLNVNDANIDDTNKDKITISFKGK is encoded by the coding sequence ATGAGTATTTTAGTAATAGACTGTGGTGCCTACAGTATTAAATTTGTTGAAGGCCGAGTACACAAAAAAAGATTCATTATTGACGATATTGAAGAAGTTTTACTCGAAGATGTTCGTGGCCCTAGTGACCAAGAAGTCTCTGTACATGAACTTCAACAAAGAATTATCTCTGGTTTTTTAAAAGACCAACACTATAACGGTCGTATTATTACTCAATTACCTAATGAGTTTTTAACGAATCGCTATCTTGATCTACCTGCTAAAAGCAAGAAAGATGCGGAATTAATGATCCCCTTCCAATTAGAAGAAGACTTACCGTTTAATATCTCTGATACTCACTATATTGTTAATCTTTATAAAAAAATTAATGGCCAATTCTCTGCAATAGTTCAAATTGCGGAAAAGAGTGTATTTGCAACTTATCGAAACTTTCTACAGGCCTATCATACGGTACCTTCAAACTTAACTTCAGAACTTAGTGTTTACCAAAGTTTTGTTGAAGAAAAGAAGTTAGAATCAAATGTTTGCATTCTCGATATCGGTCATCAAACGACGAAGGCCTACTTAATTTATAACGGTATAATCTATACGCATCATATTTCATATGTCGCAGGTGCGGCCATTGATGAGGCAATTTCTAAAACTTATAATATTGGTCCGGCCGAAGCTAGAATCTTCAAACATGAAAATAGCTTTTTCTTAACGAAGTCTCAACTGGACAGCGTAACAAAAGAGCAACAAGACTTTGCTCTGATGATGCACCATACATTTAAAGATCTACTCTCTCAAATTGATCGCTGGTTATTGGGTCATCGAGTTAAAACGGGTCAAAGTATTGAACATATCTACTTAACTGGTGGATGTGCCAATATTAAGAATATAGATAATTATATTACAGAAAGACTGCATGTTAGTGTGTCACAATTTATGACACCAGGTCTTGAAAGAATGATATCTCCACAAGAGTACAACTCTCTAACATTGGCCTATACAATGGGTGTATCTAATACATTTAGAGAGCCAGCAAAGAACTTTTTCACAAAAGAATTCGCATCGGCATTAAAAGATGGGATTAAATTAGAAAATACAATATTTACTTTCTATCGTCTTGCTCTAGTCTGTCTCATACTGTGTGCTGGTTTTTTAGTAGAGTCACTCTATTTTGTAAACCGCGACATCAAAGCAACCGACAGAGAGATTAAGAAGCTTATTAAATCGAGCGATCTTAATATTACAAAAAAGCAGGAAAGATATCTTAGAAAATCACCTGATAAATTAACAAAGATTATTAAGCAAAAAAATAAAGCGATAGAAGTTGATTTAAAAGTACTAGCTGGTGTGCCAAAGTCGAGTGCTCTTGCTAATCTACACACTGTCACAAGTGCAATTAAAAGAAATGAAGAAGTTTCCCTGACAAAATACAAAGGTGATCTTAACTCTGGCTTTGCACAATTCCAAAGTAAGAGTGATCGCGATACGAAGCAGTTACTTAAAGTCCTTAAGGGCCTTAATGTAAACGATGCAAATATTGACGATACAAATAAAGATAAGATTACAATTAGCTTTAAAGGTAAATAA
- a CDS encoding MerR family transcriptional regulator, with product MLETLSIPQKSLFKLDEVCSIIGVKPYVLRFWESEFDEISPLVSSTGQKLFEQKDIQMLAKIKGLLFEEKMTIEKAKLVLRGQLDPSKDTSGATKKKLNTKPVKSSKSKVANYNIDLDKLEQAKSILNQLNLKSQSIQQRNNWI from the coding sequence ATGCTAGAAACATTATCGATTCCACAGAAATCGTTATTTAAACTTGATGAAGTTTGCTCAATTATTGGTGTAAAGCCATACGTATTAAGATTTTGGGAAAGTGAATTTGACGAAATTTCACCTCTCGTTTCTTCTACTGGTCAAAAACTTTTTGAACAAAAAGATATTCAAATGCTGGCAAAAATTAAAGGCCTTTTATTTGAAGAGAAGATGACTATTGAAAAAGCTAAACTAGTTTTAAGAGGTCAACTTGATCCTTCTAAAGACACTAGTGGAGCTACTAAGAAGAAATTAAATACAAAGCCTGTAAAGTCTTCTAAATCAAAGGTTGCAAATTATAATATTGATTTAGATAAGCTTGAGCAAGCTAAGAGCATCCTTAATCAATTGAACCTAAAGAGTCAAAGTATTCAACAAAGAAATAATTGGATCTAA